Proteins from one Triticum aestivum cultivar Chinese Spring chromosome 7A, IWGSC CS RefSeq v2.1, whole genome shotgun sequence genomic window:
- the LOC100137002 gene encoding MADS-box transcription factor 55, whose amino-acid sequence MARERRAIRRIESAAARQVTFSKRRRGLFKKAEELAVLCDADVALVVFSSTGKLSQFASSSMNEIIDKYSTHSKNLGKSDQQPAIDLNLEHCKYDSLNEQLAEASLRLRHMRGEELDGLSVGELQQMEKNLETGLQRVLCTKDRQFMQQISDLQHKGTQLAEENMRLKNQMHEVPTASTVAVAEAENVVPEDAHSSDSVMTAVHSGSSQDNDDGSDISLKLALPWK is encoded by the exons ATGGCGCGGGAGAGGCGGGCGATACGGCGGATAGAGAGCGCGGCGGCGCGGCAGGTGACCTTCTCCAAGCGGAGGCGCGGGCTGTTCAAGAAGGCCGAGGAGCTCGCCGTGCTCTGCGACGCCGACGTCGCgctcgtcgtcttctcctccaccGGCAAGCTCTCCCAGTTCGCCAGCTCCAG CATGAACGAGATCATTGACAAGTATAGTACTCATTCAAAGAACCTGGGGAAATCTGATCAGCAGCCGGCTATTGATTTAAAT TTAGAGCACTGCAAGTATGACAGTTTGAATGAACAACTCGCAGAAGCAAGTCTTCGACTTAG ACACATGAGAGGTGAGGAACTTGACGGACTGAGTGTCGGTGAGTTGCAGCAGATGGAAAAGAATCTCGAAACAGGATTGCAGAGGGTGCTTTGTACAAAG GACCGGCAATTCATGCAACAAATTAGTGACCTCCAACACAAG GGAACACAGCTGGCAGAGGAAAATATGCGCTTGAAAAACCAA ATGCATGAGGTGCCAACTGCTAGCACCGTGGCCGTTGCCGAAGCCGAAAATGTTGTCCCTGAAGATGCTCATTCATCTGACTCTGTGATGACGGCAGTACATTCGGGAAGCTCACAGGACAATGATGACGGTTCTGATATATCCCTGAAACTAGC GTTACCTTGGAAGTAA
- the LOC123154393 gene encoding BTB/POZ and MATH domain-containing protein 1: protein MVVDSIFADFRLDPKSDLYLFQTLSVGQHVLRIGCHPRGTGHRDDGDLSVALRLESKSRSVKVEFDAFLTGGDDGAPPLRAKRSTFTQEKTSDDVDVHGWFHFMRSDVDPLFAAHGAATLVCGAVLVRGDDPVPVPASDIGDHLGRLLDRADGSDVSFSVAGETFRAHRAVLAARSPVFRAELFGSMAEAAMPCITLHDIEPSTFRILLRFMYTDGLPTDEELPSSSESSETTELFQRVLAAADRYDLGRLKLLCAQKLWESVSVETVATTMGYAEMHNCPELKKRCLDFFMADKNFKKVVVTDGYFWLIGRFPSIIYDIRARVDET, encoded by the coding sequence ATGGTGGTGGACTCCATTTTCGCAGACTTCAGGCTTGACCCGAAAAGCGACTTGTATCTCTTCCAAACCCTCAGCGTAGGGCAGCACGTCCTGCGCATAGGATGCCACCCGCGCGGGACGGGGCACAGAGACGACGGCGACCTCTCCGTCGCCCTGCGGCTGGAGAGCAAATCCAGGAGCGTCAAGGTCGAATTCGACGCCTTCCTGACGGGCGGAGACGACGGCGCACCACCGCTCAGAGCAAAGCGGTCCACGTTTACGCAGGAGAAGACCTCCGATGACGTGGACGTCCATGGCTGGTTCCATTTCATGCGGAGCGACGTGGACCCACTTTTCGCGGCGCACGGCGCGGCCACGCTGGTGTGCGGGGCCGTGCTTGTGCGCGGCGACGACCCCGTCCCCGTCCCGGCGTCCGACATAGGCGACCATCTCGGGCGCCTGCTCGACCGCGCAGACGGCTCGGACGTCTCCTTCTCGGTCGCCGGCGAGACGTTCCGCGCGCACCGGGCCGTGCTCGCCGCCCGCTCGCCGGTGTTCAGGGCGGAGCTCTTCGGGTCCATGGCGGAGGCCGCGATGCCATGCATCACCCTGCACGACATCGAGCCGTCGACGTTCAGAATTCTGCTTCGGTTCATGTACACGGACGGGCTGCCCACGGACGAGGAGCTTCCAAGCTCTTCGGAGAGTTCGGAGACGACCGAGCTGTTTCAGCGTGTGCTTGCGGCGGCCGACCGGTACGATCTTGGCAGACTGAAGCTCCTCTGCGCCCAGAAGCTGTGGGAGAGCGTGTCGGTGGAGACGGTCGCTACTACCATGGGTTACGCTGAAATGCACAACTGCCCGGAGCTGAAGAAGAGGTGCCTCGACTTCTTCATGGCGGACAAGAACTTCAAGAAGGTGGTGGTGACCGACGGCTACTTCTGGCTCATCGGACGCTTCCCCTCCATTATTTATGATATAAGAGCACGGGTTGATGAGACTTGA